A window from Hemicordylus capensis ecotype Gifberg chromosome 2, rHemCap1.1.pri, whole genome shotgun sequence encodes these proteins:
- the LOC128343646 gene encoding relaxin-3-like, with protein sequence MGMKGPLLLLLLLAAAGALLLLPAELNAQSFPAAAAAGAPTGRWAALSPRAGEFGVKLCGREFIRTIIFTCGGSRWKRGWSPPQPGRARTEFVQTSNDKELENMELQSFLDPELEQLQSISQPSGKQSLKDTSNLYDDYNEYVPTDNFSEYIHQVEDAAHKSQYGTGMANSLGSNNFPWVKTPRRKRDFSMGVAGMCCKWGCTKNEISTLC encoded by the exons ATGGGCATGAAggggccgcttctcctcctcctcctgctggcggCGGCAGGGGCGCTGCTGCTCCTGCCGGCAGAGCTGAACGCCCAGAGcttcccggcggcggcggcggctggggcccCAACGGGCCGCTGGGCCGCCCTCAGTCCCAGAGCTGGCGAGTTTGGAGTGAAGTTGTGCGGCCGCGAGTTCATCCGCACCATCATCTTTACCTGCGGAGGGTCCCGCTGGAAGAGGGGCTGGTCGCCGCCACAGCCGGGGAGGGCGCGCACAG AGTTTGTTCAAACCAGCAATGACAAAGAACTGGAGAACATGGAGTTGCAGTCATTCTTGGATCCTGAACTAGAGCAGCTACAAAGTATCAGTCAACCAAGTGGAAAACAGTCATTGAAAGACACGTCTAATTTATATGATGATTATAATGAATATGTTCCTACTGATAATTTCAGTGAATACATCCACCAAGTAGAGGATGCCGCCCACAAAAGCCAATATGGAACAGGGATGGCCAATTCCCTGGGCTCAAATAACTTTCCTTGGGTCAAAACTCCCAGAAGAAAACGTGACTTCTCTATGGGAGTAGCTGGAATGTGCTGTAAATGGGGATGTACCAAAAATGAGATTAGTACACTATGCTAA